From a single Lytechinus variegatus isolate NC3 chromosome 9, Lvar_3.0, whole genome shotgun sequence genomic region:
- the LOC121421601 gene encoding LOW QUALITY PROTEIN: post-GPI attachment to proteins factor 4-like (The sequence of the model RefSeq protein was modified relative to this genomic sequence to represent the inferred CDS: inserted 1 base in 1 codon; deleted 1 base in 1 codon) yields the protein MGRSSTCICKFLCKPFIYCGAKFISLCRNRKLKRFLLATFTIYFLTFCIALPILCHDLPLTKYYRLWKGTSRQALINEAKEINSFNADNAQTHLDRMPKEATKQLYEESMRKQDLRYAIVVQTIPRNGRPSPRYLSQLMLALHDILRESGGITETALFICNTQRSAGEHKEAVDLSEYFPMVQTSLGPRVDRYEREKEDYLFCLQEAQKLSPKYVIVLQDDALPRADFYTVLDYVLKYRVETQIHQSELHLDQDEWLWLKLNFPDSLAKYERNYYFALEWVSVSLIGASIFVFMMRFILTLCWXINADEKAIGVLPCFLVGFVYFMLFTWLLGRPYVTLPLTLSKSFYSLGPGTSCCLPAVLYPQSQIPGIIGFLETVELDRTRPLDFALDDYRAQSKLRQFLISPNLFFHIGVVSALHSSTSNSRVAESFLFIVKTMKTPFSNWIPQD from the exons ATGGGGaggtcatctacatgtatttgtaagtTCTTGTGCAAGCCATTTATTTACTGTGGAGCAAAGTTTATTTCCCTTTGTCGCAATAGAAAGTTGAAAAGATTCCTTCTAGCCACTTTTACCATCTACTTTTTGACGTTCTGCATTGCTCTGCCCATCCTGTGCCATGACTTGCCATTAACAAAATACTATCGCCTCTGGAAGGGTACATCCAGACAAGCGTTGATAAACGAAGCCAAAGAGATCAATAGCTTCAATGCCGATAATGCCCAGACACACCTGGACCGGATGCCGAAGGAAGCCACTAAACAGCTGTATGAAGAATCAATGAGGAAGCAGGACCTCAGGTATGCCATCGTTGTTCAAACAATCCCAAGGAACGGGAGGCCGTCTCCTCGCTATCTATCTCAATTAATGCTTGCGCTACATGATATCCTTCGGGAATCCGGAGGCATCACAGAGACGGCACTGTTCATATGTAACACCCAACGATCTGCCGGAGAGCACAAGGAAGCAGTGGATCTGTCTGAATACTTCCCGATGGTGCAGACATCGCTCGGGCCAAGAGTGGATCGCTATGAACGCGAGAAGGAGGACTACCTCTTCTGTCTCCAGGAGGCGCAGAAGCTATCTCCAAAATATGTGATTGTTCTTCAAGATGATGCGCTTCCTCGTGCAGACTTTTACACAGTCTTGGATTATGTTCTGAAATATAGAGTTGAGACTCAGATTCATCAAAGTGAGCTTCATCTGGATCAAGACGAATGGCTCTGGCTTAAACTCAACTTTCCCGACTCTCTTGCCAAATATGAACGCAATTACTACTTTGCCTTGGAATGGGTTTCTGTAAGCCTTATTGGGGCatcaatttttgtattcatgatGCGATTTATACTAACCTTGTGTT GAATAAATGCTGATGAAAAAGCAATAGGGGTCCTGCCATGCTTCCTTGTGGGATTCGTATACTTCATGTTATTTACATGGCTCCTCGGGAGACCGTATGTCACTCTTCCACTAACGCTTTCCAAATCCTTCTACAGCCTTGGCCCTGGGACTTCCTGTTGTCTGCCGGCCGTCCTGTACCCACAATCACAAATACCTGGGATCATCGGGTTCCTGGAAACGGTAGAGCTGGACCGAACCAGGCCCTTGGACTTTGCCTTGGACGACTATCGGGCCCAGAGCAAACTCCGCCAGTTCTTGATCAGTCCAAACTTATTTTTCCATATAGGAGTGGTTTCAGCTTTGCATAGCAGCACCTCCAACTCCAGGGTTGCTGAGAGCTTTCTGTTCATTGTAAAAACCATGAAGACTCCT TTTTCCAATTGGATTCCTCAGGATTGA